Proteins encoded together in one Sphingobium sp. MI1205 window:
- a CDS encoding IS110 family transposase, with protein MSDNLPQTIGIDISKASLDCHVHPVGAERQFANTAKGHKALIAWLRQWPVERIAYEATATYHRALEAALADWPCVKLNPERARRFAQATGTLAKTDRIDAMLLARMAATLQPPVRPARSAQQAQMAELINARDGLVRDRTALKNREKNLTIAFLKRQCRQRLEQIDRHIEALDTEIANLIAADAALARRHEILTSIAGVGTLTANQLIATMPELGSLENKQAASLAGLAPVARQSGQWKGKSFIRGGRANVRQALYMPALIAGRYNPDRKAKYQQLVTAGKPAKIAITAVMRKLVVTANALLKADRCWTQSPA; from the coding sequence ATGAGCGACAATCTACCACAGACGATCGGCATCGACATCTCCAAAGCGAGCCTCGACTGCCATGTCCACCCTGTCGGCGCCGAGCGACAGTTCGCCAACACCGCCAAGGGCCACAAGGCGCTGATCGCCTGGCTGCGACAATGGCCGGTCGAGCGGATCGCCTATGAGGCAACCGCAACCTACCATCGAGCGCTGGAGGCGGCTCTGGCCGACTGGCCCTGCGTTAAGCTCAACCCAGAGCGCGCCCGGCGCTTCGCCCAGGCGACTGGCACTCTGGCCAAGACCGATCGCATCGATGCCATGTTGCTGGCCCGTATGGCGGCCACCTTGCAGCCGCCGGTCAGACCCGCTCGAAGCGCACAGCAGGCGCAGATGGCGGAGCTCATCAATGCCCGAGACGGCCTCGTGCGCGATCGCACCGCGCTCAAGAATCGCGAGAAGAACCTCACCATCGCCTTCCTCAAGCGCCAGTGCCGGCAGCGGCTCGAGCAGATCGATCGGCATATCGAGGCGCTCGATACCGAGATCGCCAACCTGATCGCCGCCGATGCCGCGCTCGCCCGCCGGCATGAGATCCTCACCAGCATCGCCGGCGTCGGAACGCTGACCGCCAACCAGCTCATCGCCACCATGCCCGAACTCGGCAGCCTCGAGAATAAGCAGGCCGCATCCCTCGCCGGTCTCGCCCCCGTCGCTCGACAGTCCGGACAATGGAAAGGCAAGAGCTTCATCCGTGGCGGACGCGCCAACGTGCGGCAGGCTCTCTATATGCCGGCCCTCATCGCCGGCCGGTACAATCCCGATCGCAAGGCAAAATATCAGCAGCTCGTTACTGCCGGGAAGCCCGCCAAGATCGCCATCACCGCCGTCATGCGAAAGCTCGTCGTCACCGCGAACGCCCTGCTCAAAGCCG